Part of the Enterobacter pseudoroggenkampii genome, GCCAGCAACGGGCGCTTCGTACGTAAAACCGCGAACGGCCCGCTGTTGCGCCTCGATTTCGACCTGGTCAACGGTCGCTATACCCTGCCGGGAACGAACGGCGGGCAGCCTGAAGTGGTCAAACCGGAAACTACCATCCCGCTGCATCAGTCTCTGACGGTGCTGGACGGCGTCTGGCTTCCGGTTCCGTTCCTGCGCTTTAACCCACCGCGAACCTTTGTTGAGGGGCCGGATAACTGGGCACGCGTTCAGGTGCGCAGGCTTGATACGCCCGATACGGCAGGCAATACGCACCGCGTCACTCTCGCCCTTGACAGCCAGATCGCTGAACACGCCACGTCAGCCTTGTCCCCGGTTGAAAACGATATTCTCAACGGGACCCGTTTCGCGCTGGCCTGGCGCGATAACGAGGTAGAAAGTTTCCTCGATCAGACCTGGATTGACGGCTGGCTGCGCGAGGCCTTTACCCAGTATGCCGACGGCGTTGAAAACCGCTCAGAACGCGATCTCCAGCAGGCGATGCGCGGATTTGAGTATCAGGCCCACTGGCTCAACGTGCTGACCATGCTCGGTGAACAGCTCACCGTGCCGGAAGTGAAATTTGTTACCCATACGCTCAGCACGCCAGCCATTCCGGTTGACCTGATCCTCGACGTGGGTAATACCCACACCTGCGGCGTCATTATTGAAGACCACGGCGATGCGAACGATGGGCTGCGCCAGACCGCCGAGCTGCAGGTTCGCTCGCTCAGCGAGCCGCAGTTCCTGAACGAACCGCTGTTCACCAGCCGTCTCGAGTTTTCGGAAGCGCGTTTTGGCAAGCAGCACTTCTCGGTTGAAAGCGGTCGCGAAGATGCCTTTGTCTGGCCGTCGATTGTGCGCGTCGGTGATGAAGCCCGCAAGCTGGCGATGCAGCGTCTGGGAACCGAAGGCAACAGCGGTATCTCCAGCCCGCGTCGCTACCTGTGGGATGAAACGCCGGTCGTGCAGGACTGGCGCTTTAGCCAGATGAACAGCAAGACCCAGCGTGAACCGCTTGCCACCGCATTCCCGCTGATGAACCTGATGAACGATGACGGCGAGCCGCTCTTCACGCTGCCGCAGGACGAGCGCCTGCCGGTCTTCTCGCCGCAGTACAGCCGCAGCACCCTGATGACGCACATGCTGTGCGAGCTGCTGGCGCAGGCGCTGGGACAGATCAACAGCGTCGCCACGCGCTTGCGTCTGGGCTTCCCGGCATCGCCGCGCCAGTTGCGCACCCTGATCCTGACTCTGCCCTCGGCCATGCCAAAGCAGGAGCGCGAGATTTTCCGTCGCCGCATGTTTGAAGCCATCGCCATTGTCTGGAAAGCGATGGGCTGGCACCCGCAGGATGAGGATTTTGTCACCCGCAAACAGCAGGAAAAAAGCGTGGTGCCGGTACCTGAAATCCAGATGGAGTGGGATGAAGCCAGCTGCGGTCAGCTGGTCTGGCTGTATAACGAAGCCATCTCCCGCTTTGGCGGTCAGACCGAAGCCTTCTTCGCCTCCCTGGCCCGCCCGGACCGTGAGCCTGAGCCGGGTAGCCAGCCGGGACGCGCGCTGCGCGTCGCGTCCATCGACATTGGCGGCGGGACAACGGATATGGCGATCACCCATTACCAACTGGACGACGGTTCCGGCAATAACGTCAAAATCACCCCGCAGCTGCTGTTCCGTGAAGGCTTTAAGGTCGCGGGTGACGATACGCTTCTGGACGTGATTCAGCGCTACGTGTTGCCCGCTCTGCAAACGCAGCTGCAGAAATCCGGTATCGCGGATGCCTCGCTGCTGATGGCCTCGCTGTTCGGTGACTCCGGGCGCATTGATACCCAGGCCGTGCTGCGTCAGCAAACGGCGCTGCAGCTCTTTATGCCAATTGGCCATGCCATTCTTGCCGGATGGGAATCCAGCGACGTTGACGATCCGCTGGCCGGTCTGCATGCCACCTTTGGCGATCTGCTGCCGCAGAAGCCGACCCGCAACGTGATGAATTACCTGCAGCAGGCGATCGATCATGCCCTGCCTGCGGGTTCAGACGCTTTCGATCTGTTCGCGGTGCCGCTGCATGTGAACTTCCGCGAAATGCAGGATGCGATGCTGGCCGGGCAGTTTACGCTGGCCTCCCCGCTCCACGCGGTGTGTGAGGCGATTTCCCATTACAGCTGCGATATTCTGCTGATCACCGGACGCCCCGGCTGCCTGCCTGGGGTTCAGGCGCTCATTCGCCACCTGCAGCCGGTGCCGGTCAATCGCATCGTCTGGCTGGATAAATACCAGGTGCACGAGTGGTATCCGTTCAGCCAGCAGGGGCGCATTGGCAACCCTAAATCGACAGCCGCGGTGGGCGCCATGCTCTGCAGCCTGGCGCTCGATCTGCGTCTGCCGCGCTTCAACTTTAAAGCCGCGGACATTGGCGCGTATTCCACCGTGCGCTATCTCGGCGTGCTGGATAACACCGTCAATACCCTGCGCGAGGAAAACGTCTGGTATCAGGATATCGATCTCGATAAGCCCGGCGCGAAGCTTGACGCGCGTCTGCACTTCCCGCTGCGCGGTAACGTCACTCTCGGCTTCCGCCAGCTGGCAAACGCGCGCTGGCCTGCCACGCCGCTCTACACGCTCAGCATTAACTCGGCTGAACTGGCCAAAGCCATTGCCGGTGACGGCGTGCTGAACGTGCGGCTGAAACTCTGCGGCGGCAGCAAGCAGGAAGGCCCGGAAGCCTTCGAGCTGAGCGACGCCTGGCTGCAGGACGGCACGCCGGTTGCGCCTGACGCACTAACCTTCAAACTGAATACTTTGGCCGACCGCCGACACAGCGGCAGCCACTACTGGATCGACAGCGGGAGCGTATACCTGAAATGACAGCGACCACGACCACCACTCAGGCCTTAATCGGGTGGATTAATGAGACGCGCCTGAACGCCCCAGTGCTGGATAACGATGCTGACGCCCTGCTTGCTCGCATCAACGCGGCGCAGGCGCGGGAGCAGGCCATTGAACGCGCCATGACTCGCCAGAGCAGCATTGGGCTTTACGGTCATTCGCAGAGCGCGAAAGCGCACCTGCTGCTGTCTCTGTGCGGCAGCGGCAATGGACGCCTTAACGTGACGCCAGGCCAGCGCACCTTTGACTATTTTTCGCATATCAATCCGGGACATGCCCTGACCAACATGGCCGTCCGCTTCACCCGGGAAACCCCGGAGGTGGCTGATGAGGCGTTCCCGCTGCGTCTGCGTCTGGTCACCGAGGCCGAGCTGGTACAGCTGTTTATTGCCCGCACGACCCTGCACCCGCAGATGCGCGCGGTGGATAAGGCGGTCATTGAGACACGTCTGGAGAAATGGCGCGGGCTGCGCCAGCCGCAGGGCGTGCCCGGTATCACTGCTCAGGAGGTGGGAGCGATTGCCCGCTTCTGGCAAAGCACCGTACCCGCAGCGAAACAGCAAATTGATGATGCCCTCTGGTATGAGTTTGCCCAGCTGGTGCCATCGCTCGATCTCAGCACGCGGGCCAGCGTCTGGTCCCTGCTGTGGGGCGAGCAGCAGGAGTTGACCCAGCAGTGGTTAAAACTGGCACATGTGCTGCACCAGACCAGCCATGTCAGCGATCTTGCTGCCCCGCTTAGCCTGCTGGTGGACAGCTTTGGGCTGCCGGGTGAAGGATTCCTGACGCACGACGGCACGTTAGACCTTCAGGACGCGCAGGAGACGCTGCTTCATCCGCTGAATAGCGGTGAAATGCTTAACGCCATCAGTATCCCCGTCGATGTACTGGCCTTCCTGACCCGCGAACTGGTGTTGCCGGTTGAGAACGGCGCGCTGGATAACGTCGATATTATTGATATTCCGGTTTTTGAAGATAACCGTGCCGACCCGCTACGCCAGGCGAAATCCCAGTGGCTGCTCGAGCATTACCGTCAACAGCTTCAACCTGATGTGCTGGTGATTTGTAACGCGACGGCGCAGCACGAACAGACGGCCAAAAAAGCAAAAGTGTTGATGAACTGGGTGAAGGAGACGCAGCCTGCTGAAGAGTCTGCCCTTCCAGGTCTGGTGTGGGCGATCACCCCGCATGACGCCCGCTTTACTACCCGGCAGAACCTCGACGAAGCCGTACAGCATTTGCTCGGTAAGCCGGGCTTACGCTGGGGCACGCTGCAGGCCCTGGACAGCCACAGCATGCAGCGCGTCATCGAGTGGCTGTCTCAGGCCACGCTGCCCGCGCAGCGACAGAAGCGTCTCAGCACGCTGAAAGGCCTGCTGCGACAGGAGCTCTCATCGCTGATGCAAAGCTATCTGACGCCGCTGGTTGAGGAGCCAGGGACAAGACGTGCTCAGGCCGAAAACATGGTGCGCACGCTGCAAAGCAGCGCCGCCCGCCACGGCGAACTGCTTGAAGGCCTGCTGCCGCCGCTGAAGGCCTTTGAAACGCTGCTCGCCGTTCAGCAACCTCGCGAGGAGCAGGTGAACGGGCTGTTTACGGACACCATTGACCTGTTTGCCGAGAATGCACAGGAAAGCAACGGCCTGTTCCAGACAAAAGACAAAGCGCGACTGGCGCACAGAGTCTGGATAAATCATCTGCGCCAGTGGAGCCGCAATGAGGCAGCGGCCGTCCGCCTTGGGCTGGAATCTGCGGTGTTACAGCAAATCGCGGATGTGCTGGTGACCACCAGCTACCGGCTTGATCTGCCTCAACAGCTTCAGCGTATCGTCGAAGCGGATAAAAGTAGCGCTGCGCAACTGCATGCCGTGATGGGCAATTTCATTGGCTGGCTGGGTTACGACCAGACGCCCGTGGCGGTACGTCCGGCAAGCCGCATCCGCAAGGGCCAGGCCATCTTCGTCACGCCAGTGGTCAGCAGCGCCGTGCCTCGTCTGACGCGCCTGGGAGAACAGCCTGTGCATGCGGCCACCGCGTACGTTTACGACTGGCTGGTCGCCCTCTATAGCCGCGCGATAGAGAACATTGATTACCAGCATCCGCATGATGTTCAGCCTGACGCACGTCAGGCACTGCGGGCTTTAATAAAGTAGCCGCCCTTCTTGCCGGGTGGCGCTGCGCTTACCCGGCCTACATTTTGCAACGATAATAAATTGCACAACGATCACACCGTCATACACTCAGCTAACGTCTGTGCCAGCGCAGACGGGTTTTCCCACGACATTGAATGCCCCGCCGCAGGGATAATTTTTACCTCAACACCCTTCTGCTCTAGATTTTCCACATCGTCATCCGGCAGAGAGAGCTCGCCGAAAATCAGCGTCACCGGGCAAGGAAGTGACAGGAACTGCGCTTCCCATTCCGGTTCAACGCCCGCCACCAGACTGGATGCACCGCGCCAGACGGCATAAGCGGCATTGCTCTGCAGGCACCCTGCCCACGCCGTTTTTTCTGAGCTGAGCATGGCGTCATAACCTTGCTGCAGAAACTGCTGCTCGGTTTGCGCCGCTATAGACCGGCTGAACATGCCCCCACCCGCGTGAAAATTGGGCTCTGACACCATCAGTCCCTTCACGCGCGTTGCCAGCAGCCCTGCCGTTTCGATAGCAATACTGCCGCCCATGCTGTGGCCGTATAACCAGAAGGCATCCAGCTCAAGATGGTCAATCAGTTCCGCGACAACGTGGGCCTGGTCAGTGGTTTTATAGCTGTAGTGCTCAGGCTTATCGCTGTAGCCGCTGCCGGGCAAGTCGATGAGAATCGCTCTGCGTTCGCCAAACAGCGGGTCACGAACGACGCGGGGATATTCATAGGAAGAGGCGCAGCCCAGCCCGTGAATGAACACCACGGGATCGCCGGTACCGGGCAAGTCGTGCCAGCGCACGGTGCAACCGGCCTGCTGCGAGTAAAAACTGTTCATAAGCACTCCTTTTATGATGCACTGTGTATTTATACAGTCATCGCATCAGGAATGCTATGTTCATCTTTTAAAACTGGAAGCGTGCTTCAGAAAAGCGAGACCAGCAGCGCAACGGGAAAGCTCATTGGCCAGGTTGACCCCACCAGGAAAGCGCTGAGCAGGCGGATACGTTTGCGGTCTTTGGAGAGGAACCAGGTGATTAATGCGCAGATGGAAGCCATGATTGCGTAAAAAACCAACATCTTTTGATACAACGTCATTCTGTATACCGGAGCCGAAAAAATAACCGCACGCAATATGCGTCATATGTTGACACAGATCAAGTTTTTTCGTTACAGAATAACCACTTAAAAATTATGGCTAATAACAATTGAGTATCTTACGTAACACATGTGGCGGGCAAGGAGAGCGCCTGGCCGCAAATGCGACCAGGCTGAGCGGATTAGTGTTTGATCATCACATGCCGCACGACCGTATAATCCTCAAGCCCGTAGACCGACATATCTTTGCCGTAGCCGGATAATTTCATGCCGCCGTGCGGCATTTCGCTCACCAGCATAAAATGGGTATTCACCCAGGTGCAGCCGTACTGCAGGCGCGCGCTCAGGCGATGAGCGCGGCCCACGTCTTTCGTCCAGACCGATGACGCCAGGCCGTATTGCGAATCGTTCGCCCAGGCCAGCACCTGCGCCTCGTCGTCAAACTCGGTGACGCTCACCACCGGGCCAAACACCTCGCGCTGAACGATGGCGTCGTCCTGTTTTGCCCCCGCCAGCAGGGTTGGCTGGAAGTAGTAGCCTGCCCCCTCTTTTTTGCTCCCGCCGGTGACAACCCGGATATGGCCGAGCGCTTTCGCTTCATCGACGGCCTGACAGACGCGAGAAAGATGGGCGGCCGAGCTGAGCGGTCCTAGTTCGGTAGAGGCATCCTCCGGTGCACCCATTTTAAGGCTGGCGACCGCTGCGCCCAGCTTTTCCACCAGCGCGGCATAAA contains:
- a CDS encoding virulence factor SrfB — its product is MLVNLCDYKQSVTLIANSGVQFLDFGLTPQDTASNGRFVRKTANGPLLRLDFDLVNGRYTLPGTNGGQPEVVKPETTIPLHQSLTVLDGVWLPVPFLRFNPPRTFVEGPDNWARVQVRRLDTPDTAGNTHRVTLALDSQIAEHATSALSPVENDILNGTRFALAWRDNEVESFLDQTWIDGWLREAFTQYADGVENRSERDLQQAMRGFEYQAHWLNVLTMLGEQLTVPEVKFVTHTLSTPAIPVDLILDVGNTHTCGVIIEDHGDANDGLRQTAELQVRSLSEPQFLNEPLFTSRLEFSEARFGKQHFSVESGREDAFVWPSIVRVGDEARKLAMQRLGTEGNSGISSPRRYLWDETPVVQDWRFSQMNSKTQREPLATAFPLMNLMNDDGEPLFTLPQDERLPVFSPQYSRSTLMTHMLCELLAQALGQINSVATRLRLGFPASPRQLRTLILTLPSAMPKQEREIFRRRMFEAIAIVWKAMGWHPQDEDFVTRKQQEKSVVPVPEIQMEWDEASCGQLVWLYNEAISRFGGQTEAFFASLARPDREPEPGSQPGRALRVASIDIGGGTTDMAITHYQLDDGSGNNVKITPQLLFREGFKVAGDDTLLDVIQRYVLPALQTQLQKSGIADASLLMASLFGDSGRIDTQAVLRQQTALQLFMPIGHAILAGWESSDVDDPLAGLHATFGDLLPQKPTRNVMNYLQQAIDHALPAGSDAFDLFAVPLHVNFREMQDAMLAGQFTLASPLHAVCEAISHYSCDILLITGRPGCLPGVQALIRHLQPVPVNRIVWLDKYQVHEWYPFSQQGRIGNPKSTAAVGAMLCSLALDLRLPRFNFKAADIGAYSTVRYLGVLDNTVNTLREENVWYQDIDLDKPGAKLDARLHFPLRGNVTLGFRQLANARWPATPLYTLSINSAELAKAIAGDGVLNVRLKLCGGSKQEGPEAFELSDAWLQDGTPVAPDALTFKLNTLADRRHSGSHYWIDSGSVYLK
- a CDS encoding virulence factor SrfC family protein, whose product is MTATTTTTQALIGWINETRLNAPVLDNDADALLARINAAQAREQAIERAMTRQSSIGLYGHSQSAKAHLLLSLCGSGNGRLNVTPGQRTFDYFSHINPGHALTNMAVRFTRETPEVADEAFPLRLRLVTEAELVQLFIARTTLHPQMRAVDKAVIETRLEKWRGLRQPQGVPGITAQEVGAIARFWQSTVPAAKQQIDDALWYEFAQLVPSLDLSTRASVWSLLWGEQQELTQQWLKLAHVLHQTSHVSDLAAPLSLLVDSFGLPGEGFLTHDGTLDLQDAQETLLHPLNSGEMLNAISIPVDVLAFLTRELVLPVENGALDNVDIIDIPVFEDNRADPLRQAKSQWLLEHYRQQLQPDVLVICNATAQHEQTAKKAKVLMNWVKETQPAEESALPGLVWAITPHDARFTTRQNLDEAVQHLLGKPGLRWGTLQALDSHSMQRVIEWLSQATLPAQRQKRLSTLKGLLRQELSSLMQSYLTPLVEEPGTRRAQAENMVRTLQSSAARHGELLEGLLPPLKAFETLLAVQQPREEQVNGLFTDTIDLFAENAQESNGLFQTKDKARLAHRVWINHLRQWSRNEAAAVRLGLESAVLQQIADVLVTTSYRLDLPQQLQRIVEADKSSAAQLHAVMGNFIGWLGYDQTPVAVRPASRIRKGQAIFVTPVVSSAVPRLTRLGEQPVHAATAYVYDWLVALYSRAIENIDYQHPHDVQPDARQALRALIK
- a CDS encoding alpha/beta fold hydrolase, which codes for MNSFYSQQAGCTVRWHDLPGTGDPVVFIHGLGCASSYEYPRVVRDPLFGERRAILIDLPGSGYSDKPEHYSYKTTDQAHVVAELIDHLELDAFWLYGHSMGGSIAIETAGLLATRVKGLMVSEPNFHAGGGMFSRSIAAQTEQQFLQQGYDAMLSSEKTAWAGCLQSNAAYAVWRGASSLVAGVEPEWEAQFLSLPCPVTLIFGELSLPDDDVENLEQKGVEVKIIPAAGHSMSWENPSALAQTLAECMTV
- a CDS encoding GhoT/OrtT family toxin; the encoded protein is MTLYQKMLVFYAIMASICALITWFLSKDRKRIRLLSAFLVGSTWPMSFPVALLVSLF